TGCGGATCAGCTCACGGGGCATTTCCGGGCCGATGCTGATCAGGCGCAACTGGCCGATCTTCTCGTCGAGGGTCATTTGCTTCATCAGGTTGCTGATGAAGGCGTCCTTGTTTTCCAGAGGGACCGGGGTCTCAGCGGCCAATACTTGATGACTGGCCAGGCTGATGAACAGGCCCAGCAAACACAGCTTCTTCATGAATGTTTTTCTCAAGGGCGCAAACGGCAATGCAATGCCGGCCAGCCAAAATTTAGGGAGCGACTATTGTTGTTTGGGTGCAGGCGCAAAAACGCAGAGCCAAAAAACGACACCGGACAGTTGGCCGCGACTGCGCAGGGCCTCTTTTTAGCCCATCGGCCCGCAGCAATCCAGTAGCGCGGCCGATTATGCCCCAAGAGCCGGCCCCGAGTATTTCGCGGGCGGTTTTTAAAATGAAATGTGCCAGGGAGCATCACTGCCATGAATGTAAGTCCTACCACTCGCTCACGTTTGCAGGTCGCCTCGTTACTGGTGCTGGCGATGTTGCTGACCGCGTGCGGCATCAACAACATCCCGACCCTCGACGAGCAGGCCAAGGCTGCGTGGGGCCAGGTGCAGAACCAGTACCAGCGCCGCGCCGACCTGATTCCCAATCTGGTGGAAACGGTGAAGGGCTATGCCGCCCACGAGAAGGAAACCCTGACCGCGGTGATTGAGGCTCGGGCCAAGGCGACGTCGATCCAGGTCGACGCCAGCACCCTCGACGATCCGGTAAAACTCAAGCAGTTCCAGCAGGCACAGGATCAACTGACCGGCGCGTTGAGCCGGTTGATGGTGGTCTCCGAACGTTATCCGGACCTGAAGGCCAACCAGAACTTCCTCGCGTTGCAATCGCAGCTTGAAGGCACGGAAAACCGTATTGC
The sequence above is drawn from the Pseudomonas sp. FP2196 genome and encodes:
- a CDS encoding LemA family protein; translation: MNVSPTTRSRLQVASLLVLAMLLTACGINNIPTLDEQAKAAWGQVQNQYQRRADLIPNLVETVKGYAAHEKETLTAVIEARAKATSIQVDASTLDDPVKLKQFQQAQDQLTGALSRLMVVSERYPDLKANQNFLALQSQLEGTENRIAVARRDFILAVQKYNTEIRTFPGRLWHSVMYSDLPIRETFEATTPGAEKAPEVKF